A section of the Bryobacteraceae bacterium genome encodes:
- a CDS encoding 30S ribosomal protein S10 produces MLTKRIRIRLKAYDHRLLDQSTSEIVETARRAGARVAGPIPLPTERTVYTVNRSPHVDKKSREQFEIRTHKRLIDILDPTQDTVDALSRLDLPAGVDVEIKAYHKGAN; encoded by the coding sequence ATGCTCACCAAGCGAATTCGAATCAGGCTGAAGGCGTACGACCACCGGCTGCTCGATCAGAGCACGTCGGAGATCGTCGAGACCGCCAGGCGCGCCGGCGCCCGGGTGGCCGGGCCCATTCCGCTGCCCACCGAGCGCACGGTCTACACGGTGAACCGGTCGCCGCACGTGGACAAGAAGTCGCGCGAGCAGTTTGAGATCCGGACTCACAAGCGGCTGATCGACATTCTGGATCCGACGCAGGACACCGTGGACGCCCTGAGCCGGCTCGATCTGCCTGCCGGCGTCGACGTCGAGATCAAGGCGTACCACAAGGGAGCGAATTGA
- the fusA gene encoding elongation factor G — translation MPRTIPIEKMRNIGIMAHIDAGKTTTTERILYYTGRTYKIGEVHEGTATMDWMVQEQERGITITSAATFCQWRDCQINIIDTPGHVDFTAEVERSLRVLDGAVAVFDAVAGVQPQSETVWRQADKYSVPRICFINKMDRVGADFEHAVQTIVEKLQARPVPIQIPVGAEDQFKGVVDLVRMKARIWRDETLGAAYDDVDIPAHLVEKAREYREKMVEAAAECDDHLMEKYLNGEELSEEEILHGLRQGTIALKIFPVICGSAFKNKGVQNLLDAVVDLLPSPVDIASVRGTDPQDPSREIERKASDDEPFAALVFKIMTDPYVGQLAFIRVYSGVIKTGDTVLNVSKGKKERIGRLLRMHANKREEISEIRAGDIAACVGLKTVTTSDTICDEAHPILLEAIEFANPVIQLAIEPKTKADQEKLGMAIAKLVAEDPTLRVNTDPETGQTILSGMGELHLEIIVDRLQREFGVGANVGKPQVAYRETITRPAEGEGRFVRQTGGRGQYGHVKIRVEPLADKDYEFVNAIVGGVVPKEYIPAAEKGIVEAMEGGVLAGYPMTGIRVTLYDGSYHEVDSSEMAFKIAGSMALKDAAQKARPVLLEPVMRVEVVVPDEYMGAVNGDLISRRGRLEGVEMKGGTQIIRAMVPLSEMFGYATELRSRTQGRGSFTMHFGRYEEAPASVTEEVISRMQGKVSR, via the coding sequence ATGCCCCGCACGATCCCAATCGAGAAGATGAGGAACATCGGCATCATGGCCCACATTGATGCCGGCAAGACCACCACTACCGAGCGCATCCTCTATTACACGGGCCGGACCTACAAGATCGGCGAGGTCCACGAGGGGACGGCGACGATGGACTGGATGGTGCAGGAGCAGGAGCGCGGCATCACCATCACTTCGGCGGCCACCTTCTGCCAGTGGCGCGACTGCCAGATCAACATCATCGACACGCCGGGCCACGTCGACTTCACCGCCGAGGTGGAGCGCTCGCTGCGCGTGCTCGACGGCGCGGTGGCGGTGTTTGACGCCGTCGCCGGCGTGCAGCCGCAGTCAGAGACCGTGTGGCGGCAGGCGGACAAGTACTCGGTGCCGCGCATCTGCTTCATCAACAAGATGGACCGCGTCGGCGCGGACTTCGAGCACGCGGTGCAGACCATCGTCGAAAAGCTCCAGGCGCGGCCGGTGCCCATTCAGATTCCGGTGGGCGCGGAAGACCAGTTCAAGGGCGTGGTGGACCTCGTCCGGATGAAGGCGCGGATCTGGCGCGATGAGACGCTGGGCGCCGCCTACGACGACGTCGACATCCCGGCCCATCTGGTGGAGAAGGCGCGCGAGTACCGCGAAAAGATGGTGGAAGCGGCGGCCGAGTGCGACGACCACCTGATGGAGAAGTATCTCAACGGCGAGGAGCTCAGCGAGGAAGAGATCCTCCACGGGCTGCGCCAGGGCACGATTGCGCTGAAGATCTTCCCGGTGATCTGCGGCTCGGCGTTCAAGAACAAGGGCGTGCAGAACCTGCTCGACGCGGTGGTGGATCTGCTGCCCTCGCCGGTGGACATCGCCAGCGTGCGCGGCACGGATCCGCAGGACCCGTCGCGCGAGATCGAGCGCAAGGCGAGCGACGACGAGCCCTTCGCGGCGCTGGTCTTCAAGATCATGACCGACCCCTATGTGGGCCAGCTCGCCTTTATCCGCGTATATTCCGGCGTGATCAAGACGGGCGACACGGTGCTCAACGTGAGCAAGGGGAAGAAGGAGCGCATCGGGCGCCTGCTGCGGATGCACGCCAACAAGCGCGAGGAGATTTCCGAGATCCGCGCCGGCGACATCGCCGCCTGCGTCGGGCTGAAGACGGTGACCACGAGCGACACCATCTGCGACGAGGCGCATCCGATCCTGCTCGAGGCCATTGAGTTCGCCAATCCGGTCATCCAGCTCGCCATCGAGCCGAAGACCAAGGCCGACCAGGAGAAGCTCGGCATGGCGATCGCCAAGCTGGTGGCCGAGGATCCGACGCTGCGCGTGAACACGGATCCGGAGACCGGCCAGACGATTCTCAGCGGCATGGGCGAGCTGCACCTGGAGATTATCGTCGACCGGTTGCAGCGCGAGTTTGGCGTCGGGGCCAACGTGGGCAAGCCGCAGGTGGCCTACCGCGAGACGATCACGCGGCCGGCCGAGGGCGAGGGCCGCTTCGTGCGCCAGACCGGCGGCCGCGGCCAGTACGGCCATGTGAAGATCCGGGTGGAGCCGCTGGCCGACAAGGACTACGAGTTTGTCAACGCCATCGTGGGCGGCGTCGTGCCGAAGGAGTACATCCCGGCGGCCGAGAAAGGCATCGTCGAGGCGATGGAAGGCGGGGTGCTGGCCGGCTATCCGATGACCGGCATCCGCGTGACGCTGTACGACGGCAGCTACCACGAGGTGGACTCCTCGGAAATGGCGTTCAAGATCGCCGGTTCGATGGCGCTGAAGGACGCCGCGCAGAAGGCGCGGCCGGTGCTGCTCGAGCCGGTGATGCGGGTCGAGGTGGTGGTGCCCGACGAATACATGGGCGCCGTCAACGGCGACCTGATCAGCCGCCGTGGAAGGCTCGAAGGGGTCGAGATGAAGGGCGGCACGCAGATCATCCGCGCGATGGTGCCGCTGTCGGAGATGTTCGGCTACGCGACCGAGCTGCGCTCGCGCACGCAGGGCCGCGGCAGTTTCACGATGCACTTCGGCAGGTACGAGGAGGCGCCGGCCTCGGTCACCGAAGAGGTGATCAGCCGGATGCAGGGCAAGGTTTCCAGATAG
- the tuf1 gene encoding elongation factor Tu — protein sequence MAKEKFDRSKPHVNIGTIGHIDHGKTTLTAAITKVLSKHNPRVQFRSFDSIDNAPEEKARGITIAVAHVEYETAKRHYAHVDCPGHADYIKNMITGAAQMDGAILVVAAPDGPMPQTREHVLLARQVGVPYIVVALNKVDMMDDPELLELVELELRELLKSYGFPGDEVPIVRVSALKALNGDPEAEKQIEELMEAVDNYIPLPQRDVDKPFLMPIEDIFSIQGRGTVVTGRIEKGKIKVGDEVEIVGFRPTRKTVVTGVEMFKKLLDEGIAGDNVGLLLRGVEKDEVERGQVLAKPGSITPHTKFKGEVYVLSKEEGGRHTPFFSGYRPQFYFRTTDVTGVVKLPEGVQMVMPGDNVSLEVELITPVAMEKGLRFAIREGGRTVGAGTVTEILE from the coding sequence ATGGCGAAAGAGAAATTTGACCGCAGCAAGCCGCACGTCAACATTGGGACGATTGGCCACATTGATCACGGCAAGACGACGTTGACGGCGGCGATCACGAAGGTGCTGTCGAAGCACAATCCGAGGGTGCAGTTCCGGAGTTTTGATTCGATTGACAACGCGCCGGAGGAGAAGGCGCGTGGCATCACGATTGCGGTGGCGCACGTCGAGTACGAGACGGCGAAGCGGCACTATGCGCACGTGGACTGTCCGGGCCACGCCGACTACATCAAGAACATGATTACGGGCGCGGCGCAGATGGACGGGGCGATTCTGGTGGTGGCGGCGCCGGACGGGCCGATGCCGCAGACCCGCGAGCATGTGCTGCTGGCGCGGCAGGTGGGGGTGCCCTACATTGTGGTGGCGCTGAACAAGGTGGACATGATGGACGACCCGGAGCTGCTGGAGCTGGTGGAGCTGGAGCTGCGGGAGCTGTTGAAGAGCTATGGATTTCCGGGCGACGAGGTGCCGATTGTGCGGGTGAGCGCGCTGAAGGCGCTGAATGGGGATCCGGAGGCGGAGAAGCAGATTGAGGAGCTGATGGAGGCGGTGGACAACTACATTCCGCTGCCGCAGCGGGATGTGGACAAGCCGTTTCTGATGCCGATTGAGGACATTTTTTCGATCCAGGGCCGCGGGACGGTGGTGACGGGCCGGATTGAGAAGGGCAAGATCAAGGTGGGCGACGAGGTGGAGATTGTCGGGTTCCGGCCGACGCGGAAGACGGTGGTGACCGGGGTGGAGATGTTCAAGAAGCTGCTGGACGAGGGGATTGCGGGCGACAACGTGGGGCTGCTGCTGCGGGGCGTGGAGAAGGACGAGGTGGAGCGGGGCCAGGTGCTGGCCAAGCCGGGTTCGATCACGCCGCACACGAAGTTCAAGGGCGAGGTGTACGTGCTGTCGAAGGAAGAGGGCGGCCGTCACACGCCGTTTTTCTCGGGCTACCGGCCGCAGTTTTACTTCCGGACGACGGACGTGACCGGGGTGGTGAAGCTGCCCGAGGGGGTGCAGATGGTGATGCCGGGCGACAACGTGTCGCTCGAGGTGGAGCTGATCACGCCGGTGGCGATGGAGAAGGGGCTGCGCTTTGCCATCCGCGAAGGCGGCCGCACCGTCGGCGCCGGCACGGTGACCGAGATTCTGGAGTAG